In the Micromonospora sediminicola genome, CCCCCGCCGCCGGTGGTCTTGCTGCGGCCGAACGGCCACCAACTGCCGGACTTGTCGCCGTTCTTGCCACGCCCGGCGGGGGACTTGCTGCCGCCGTTGGTGGACCTCCCGCCGGTCCGGTCGGTGCGGCCGACGCGGTCGCGGCCGAAGCGGTCCCGGCCGGTCTTGTCCCGGCGGGTGAACTTGCGCCAGGCCAGCCACCCGGCGCCGGCCAGCACCGCGACCACGATCAGCCCGGCACCCAGCAGCAGCGCCATCAGCGGCGACACCATCCACATCGCCACCACCACGGCGGCGACGACCGAGATAACCACCAACGCCACCACCAGGCCCACCGACGCCGGCGTCGTCTCCGCCAGCTCCTGCGGCGTGGCCTTGTCGTCCTTGCCCTGCTCCGCCGGCGGCTGCTCGGCCGCCAGCACCGACAGGTCCGGCGCCGGCATCTCGACCGTCTCGGCCTCGGGCGTCGGGGCCGTCGTCTCCGTCTGCATCGTGCGTTCCTCCCTTCGTTTTGGCTGCTCACGCCCCACAGTTATGAGCTGTTATGAGGCGGGGCTGCCCTTGGCGGCGGCGACGGCGGTCAGCACCGTGCGGACGGTCCGCTCGGAGGTGCCGACCTTCGGGGCGAGGTCCTTCTGGGTGGCGTCGGGGTGGTCCTTGCGGGCCTGCAGCACCGCGCGGACGGTCTCGGGGCTGACCCGGTCGACGTGCGGGACCGGCTTGCCCTCGAACAGCACCGGCTCGGCCGGCTTGCTCGATCCGGCCGGGGTGCGGCGGGGCCGGCGGCCGGCGTCGGCGGCGGCCTGGGCCAGCGCGGCGCGCAGGTCGGCGGCGTCCTGCTTGGCGGCCTCGGCCAGGGCCTCCGCGCGGTGGCGGGCGTGCTGCTGCTCGCTCAGCTCGCGGCGGGCCTGTCCCAGCGCCGTCTCAGCGGTCTGGAGCCGGCGCTGCCACTCGGCGCCGGCGGCGTCGAGCTGCCCCTGCGTGCGCGAGGCGCGTCCGGTCTCGGCGCGGGCCTCGGCGCGCGCTGCTTCCGCTTCCGCCAGCGCACGCTCCAGCGCGGTGCGTGCTTCCGCTTCCGCCCGACGGGCGAGCGCGGCGGCGTGTGCTTCCGCTTCCGCCCGGCGCGTGGCGGTCGCTGCTTCCGCTTCCGCTCGCGCCCGGTGAGTTGCTTCCGCTTCCGCCCGCTCGATCGCCGCGCGTGCTTCCGCTTCCGCTTCCGCCCGACGCACCGTTGCCGCTTCCGCCCGCGCGTCGGCGGCGTCGGCGCGTGCTTCCGCTTCCGCCAGTGCCCGTCGGGCCTCGGCGGCGTCGGCGCGGGCCGCCTCGGCTTCCGCCCGTCCGGGCGAGGGCAGCGCCAGCAGCGGCGCCGGGGTGCCCGTGGCCGCGAGCCGGGCCAGGGCCGCCAGGGCGGCGCCGGAGTCCTTGCCGGTGGCCTTGCGCAGCGCCTTCCGGGCACCGGCGGCGACCTCGGCCACCACCTTCTGCTGCCGCTCACGCTCCGCCTCGATCGCGGCCTGGCGGTGCTGCTCGGCCCGCCGGGCCTCGGC is a window encoding:
- a CDS encoding DUF2637 domain-containing protein, which codes for MTTLQHGTDLTQLAATDAKVARNLAAAERERLAVQTRIASEDAASERQLRAKAEQLRLAAQKDANRDARAERRRKQQENERADRKARRQARRAELAGWYAGRVAYVRDNAAAVYSGLIYGLAVSGAVYGQVDAARANNLPTPIGVIAAVAIEGTGLAMALTAQHQRLNGERAMVARALIWICTAAAVSINAIGHHADPVKAIGLSALSALGIIVYEVRSGAKHRPALRAKGMIPEPPERFGWRRWLTYPRQTREAWKTDVRDRLSPGAAALIARAEARRAEQHRQAAIEAERERQQKVVAEVAAGARKALRKATGKDSGAALAALARLAATGTPAPLLALPSPGRAEAEAARADAAEARRALAEAEARADAADARAEAATVRRAEAEAEARAAIERAEAEATHRARAEAEAATATRRAEAEAHAAALARRAEAEARTALERALAEAEAARAEARAETGRASRTQGQLDAAGAEWQRRLQTAETALGQARRELSEQQHARHRAEALAEAAKQDAADLRAALAQAAADAGRRPRRTPAGSSKPAEPVLFEGKPVPHVDRVSPETVRAVLQARKDHPDATQKDLAPKVGTSERTVRTVLTAVAAAKGSPAS